The Papaver somniferum cultivar HN1 unplaced genomic scaffold, ASM357369v1 unplaced-scaffold_83, whole genome shotgun sequence genome has a segment encoding these proteins:
- the LOC113345770 gene encoding uncharacterized protein LOC113345770 yields the protein MYWATPASSEQIESDEATKEGLLECIGKLAKKIEEESKIIAELVPYRTRRGRLGRANAIASIQYLAHVEWWITFGSKTPNLQKFAKRVLGLTSSASQCERDWSAFKNLHTKKMNRLDHAKLNDIEYVQYNKRLRKHFEEHIMGSEMDPIVLKTMEECQKWLHPHDARDDLIEGTNFNYGILENDEHPPPVTRQQTYKRRRTGTNVTNTPKSSSRTPSRARSSQVQLDDSETDDGVVYPTDDGDFNDA from the coding sequence ATGTATTGGGCTACACCTGCAAGTTCTGAACAGATTGAATCTGATGAGGCTACTAAAGAAGGTTTATTGGAATGCATAGGCAAGCTAGCAAAAAAGATTGAGGAGGAATCCAAGATTATAGCTGAGCTTGTTCCATATCGTACTAGGAGAGGGCGGCTAGGAAGAGCCAACGCCATAGCTAGTATCCAGTATCTTGCACATGTTGAGTGGTGGATTACGTTTGGAAGTAAGACTCCAAACTTGCAAAAGTTTGCCAAAAGAGTTCTTGGACTTACAAGTTCGGCTTCCCAATGCGAAAGGGATTGGAGTGCATTTAAAAATCTTCATACAAAGAAAATGAACCGTTTAGACCATGCGAAGCTGAATGATATTGAGTATGTTCAATATAACAAGAGACTTAGGAAGCACTTTGAAGAACACATAATGGGATCTGAGATGGATCCAATTGTGCTGAAGACAATGGAAGAGTGTCAAAAGTGGCTACATCCACATGATGCTAGAGACGATCTTATAGAAGGAACAAATTTCAATTATGGAATACTTGAAAATGATGAGCATCCTCCTCCTGTTACTCGTCAGCAAACATATAAACGACGTCGCACTGGCACAAATGTCACAAACACACCTAAATCTTCATCAAGGACACCGTCTCGTGCTCGTTCATCACAAGTTCAATTGGATGACTCTGAAACTGATGATGGTGTTGTCTATCCAACTGATGATGGTGACTTCAACGATGCATAA
- the LOC113345798 gene encoding serine/arginine-rich splicing factor RS2Z32-like yields MPRYDDRYGDRYGRETTRLYVGHLSSRTRSRDLDDLFGRYGRVRDVDMKHDFAFVEFSDPRDADDARYSLNGREFDGSHIVVEFAKGTPRGSGGAREYLGRGPPPGSGRCFNCGLDGHWARDCKAGDWKNKCYRCGERGHIERNCQNSPKNLKRGRSYSPSPCRGRSRSGSYSRGRSYSRSISPLRRERSIERVDRRRSRSPRYSRSPKPARKASPPPFRGRKRSPTPDELSPLRDSLSPREQRKTATGRNGSDYNSESPPRARGRSPSPGENSPVASRSRSGSRSPIRRDDRSPMEEEKDMRGNHRGRGGIESPSA; encoded by the exons ATGCCTCGATATGATGATCGGTATGGGGATCGCTATGGAAGGGAAACCACCCGCCTCTATGTTGGTCATCTATCATCGAGAACACGCTCACGCGATTTGGATGACCTCTTTGGCAGATACGGAAG AGTACGGGATGTGGATATGAAGCATGATTTTGCCTTTGTT GAGTTTAGTGATCCCAGGGATGCTGATGATGCACGATACAGTCTGAATGGTCGAGAATTTGATGGAAGTCATATTGTAGTGGAGTTTGCTAAAGGG ACACCACGTGGTTCAGGAGGTGCTAGAGAGTATCTGGGAAGAGGTCCCCCCCCCGGATCTGGTCGCTGCTTTAATTGTGGCCTTGATGGCCACTGGGCACGAGATTGCAAAGCCGGAGACTGGAAGAATAAGTGCTATCGCTGTGGAGAAAGAGGCCATATAGAGCGAAACTGCCAGAATAGTCCCAAGAACCTCAA ACGTGGGCGTAGTTATTCACCTTCTCCCTGCCGTGGCAGAAGTCGTAGTGGAAGCTACAGCCGTGGCCGTAGTTACAG CCGGTCCATATCTCCACTTAGGAGAGAGCGGAGCATTGAGCGAGTGGATAGGAGGAGATCAAGAAGCCCAAGGTACAGCAGGAGCCCCAAGCCAGCGAGGAAGGCATCTCCACCTCCATTTAGGGGGAGGAAGCGCAGCCCAACTCCTGATGAGCTGAGCCCACTGAGAGACAGTCTCTCCCCAAGAGAGCAGAGGAAGACGGCCACTGGGCGTAACGGGTCAGATTACAACAGTGAGAGTCCTCCCAGGGCTAGGGGAAGAAGCCCGAGTCCCGGGGAGAACAGCCCTGTAGCTAGCAGGAGCAGGAGCGGGAGCAGAAGCCCGATCCGCAGAGATGACAGGAGTCCAATGGAGGAAGAAAAGGACATGCGGGGCAATCATAGAGGCAGAGGTGGCATTGAATCCCCAAGTGCTTGA